A region of Nocardioides sp. JS614 DNA encodes the following proteins:
- a CDS encoding ferritin-like domain-containing protein — protein MAELDALQIALAAEHAAVYVYGALGGRTSRSATPELFASVVRAYDAHRARRDRLTATILDEGAEPVAAEPAYELPRLDTPAQVDRAALAVERACAATYAYLVEHTVGEQRRSAVGALNEAAVRELVFRGTPEMFPGRDEYADR, from the coding sequence ATGGCTGAGCTCGACGCGCTGCAGATCGCGCTGGCCGCCGAGCATGCAGCCGTCTACGTGTACGGCGCGCTCGGCGGCCGCACCTCACGGTCCGCGACCCCCGAGCTGTTCGCGTCGGTCGTCCGGGCGTACGACGCGCACCGGGCCCGGCGTGACCGGCTCACCGCCACGATCCTCGACGAGGGGGCCGAGCCGGTCGCCGCGGAGCCGGCGTACGAGCTGCCCCGCCTTGACACGCCCGCCCAGGTGGACCGGGCGGCGCTCGCCGTGGAGCGCGCCTGCGCGGCGACCTACGCCTACCTGGTGGAGCACACCGTGGGCGAGCAGCGGCGCAGCGCGGTCGGGGCGCTGAACGAAGCAGCGGTCCGCGAACTCGTCTTCCGGGGAACTCCCGAGATGTTCCCCGGAAGAGACGAGTACGCGGACCGCTGA
- a CDS encoding HAD family hydrolase, translating to MNAPGSLDAVVFDWGGTLTAWHDIDFHAESLALAQAVVNADHDVEVSRERLHAAGDAVWGRSRDEHRSATVADLFTEAGLEHDPELLTAYYEFWEPHTLTDPEAGPLFERLHELGLKVGVLSNTIWPRDWHERWFRRDGVDRLLDGDVYTSEIAWTKPSPLAFRAAMDAIGVSDPARCVYVGDRLFEDVWGAQNAGMRAVHIPLSAIPPHQVGHTEGVPDGVAHRLAEIGDLVTGWL from the coding sequence ATGAACGCCCCCGGCTCGCTCGACGCGGTCGTCTTCGACTGGGGCGGCACGCTCACGGCCTGGCACGACATCGACTTCCACGCGGAGTCGCTGGCGCTCGCCCAGGCCGTGGTGAACGCCGACCACGACGTCGAGGTCTCCCGCGAGCGTCTGCACGCCGCCGGCGATGCGGTCTGGGGCCGGTCTCGCGACGAGCACCGGAGCGCGACGGTCGCGGACCTGTTCACCGAGGCCGGGCTCGAGCACGACCCCGAGCTGCTCACCGCCTACTACGAGTTCTGGGAGCCGCACACGCTCACCGACCCCGAAGCCGGCCCGCTCTTCGAGCGGCTCCACGAGCTCGGGCTGAAGGTCGGCGTGCTCTCGAACACGATCTGGCCGCGGGACTGGCACGAGAGGTGGTTCCGCCGCGACGGCGTCGACCGGCTGCTCGACGGCGACGTCTACACCAGCGAGATCGCGTGGACCAAGCCCTCGCCGCTGGCCTTCCGTGCGGCGATGGACGCGATCGGGGTCAGCGATCCCGCCCGCTGCGTGTACGTCGGGGACCGGCTGTTCGAGGACGTCTGGGGCGCCCAGAACGCAGGGATGCGGGCGGTGCACATCCCGCTCAGCGCGATCCCGCCCCACCAGGTCGGGCACACCGAGGGGGTCCCGGACGGGGTCGCGCACCGGTTGGCCGAGATCGGAGACCTCGTCACAGGGTGGCTCTGA
- a CDS encoding proline--tRNA ligase — protein MIMRMSSLFVRTLREDPADAEVPSHRLLVRAGYIRRAAPGIYTWLPLGLRVLRKIENVIREEMDAIGAQEMLFPALLPREPYEATNRWTEYGDGIFRLQDRKGADYLLGPTHEEMFTLVVKDLYSSYKDLPLSIYQIQTKYRDEARPRAGLLRGREFVMKDSYSFDVDDAGLDVSYQKHRDAYVRIFDRLGFEYVIVEAMSGAMGGSKSEEFLAKASVGEDTYVRCTLCDYAANVEAVHSPPIPPVPYDDAPAAHAEQTPDTPTIETLVAHLNERFPREDRPWAASDTLKNVVFSVHHPDGATEALAVGLPGDREVDAKRLEAHLGEGVVFEPFGEADFAARPTLAKGYIGPGALGEKKPAGVRYLLDPRVVEGTRWVTGADAAGSHVIDLVAGRDFSGDGLIEVAEVRDGDPCPRGDGGTLETARGIEMGHIFQLGRKYADALDLKVLDEQGKLVTVTMGSYGIGPSRAVAAIAEGTHDELGLAWPREVAPADVHIVATGKDEHVFAAAERIAHELDKQGVEVLYDDRPKVSPGVKFKDAELIGVPTIVVVGKGLAAGTIEVKDRRTGQRQDVPADHLVDRVIAIVRA, from the coding sequence ATGATCATGCGGATGTCGAGCCTGTTCGTGCGGACCCTGCGAGAGGACCCCGCGGACGCCGAGGTGCCGTCGCACCGGCTGCTCGTCCGCGCCGGCTACATCCGCCGCGCCGCCCCCGGCATCTACACCTGGCTGCCGCTGGGCCTGAGGGTGCTCCGCAAGATCGAGAACGTCATCCGCGAGGAGATGGACGCGATCGGCGCCCAGGAGATGCTGTTCCCGGCGCTGCTGCCGCGCGAGCCCTACGAGGCGACCAACCGGTGGACGGAGTACGGCGACGGCATCTTCCGGCTCCAGGACCGCAAGGGCGCCGACTACCTCCTCGGCCCGACCCACGAGGAGATGTTCACGCTCGTCGTGAAGGACCTCTACTCCTCCTACAAGGACCTGCCGCTCTCGATCTACCAGATCCAGACGAAGTACCGCGACGAGGCGCGACCCCGCGCCGGGCTGCTGCGCGGGCGCGAGTTCGTGATGAAGGACTCCTACTCGTTCGACGTCGACGACGCCGGCCTCGACGTGAGCTACCAGAAGCACCGCGACGCCTACGTGCGGATCTTCGACCGCCTCGGGTTCGAGTACGTCATCGTCGAGGCGATGTCCGGCGCGATGGGCGGGTCGAAGTCCGAGGAGTTCCTCGCCAAGGCGAGCGTCGGAGAGGACACCTACGTGCGCTGCACGTTGTGCGACTACGCCGCGAACGTCGAGGCCGTGCACTCGCCGCCGATCCCGCCCGTGCCGTACGACGACGCGCCCGCCGCCCACGCCGAGCAGACTCCCGACACGCCCACGATCGAGACGCTCGTGGCCCACCTCAACGAGCGGTTCCCCCGCGAGGACCGCCCCTGGGCGGCGTCGGACACCCTGAAGAACGTGGTGTTCTCGGTCCACCACCCCGACGGCGCCACCGAGGCGCTGGCCGTCGGCCTGCCCGGCGACCGCGAGGTCGACGCCAAGCGGCTCGAGGCCCACCTCGGCGAGGGCGTCGTCTTCGAGCCGTTCGGCGAGGCGGACTTCGCGGCCCGCCCGACCCTGGCCAAGGGCTACATCGGCCCCGGGGCGCTGGGGGAGAAGAAGCCGGCCGGCGTGCGCTACCTGCTCGACCCACGGGTCGTCGAGGGCACCCGCTGGGTGACCGGAGCCGACGCCGCCGGCAGCCATGTCATCGACCTGGTGGCCGGCCGCGACTTCTCCGGCGACGGCCTGATCGAGGTGGCCGAGGTCCGCGACGGCGACCCCTGCCCGCGCGGCGACGGCGGCACCCTCGAGACCGCCCGCGGCATCGAGATGGGCCACATCTTCCAGCTCGGCCGCAAGTACGCCGACGCCCTCGACCTCAAGGTCCTCGACGAGCAGGGCAAGCTCGTCACGGTGACCATGGGCTCCTACGGCATCGGGCCCTCGCGCGCCGTGGCCGCCATCGCCGAGGGCACCCACGACGAGCTGGGCCTGGCCTGGCCGCGGGAGGTCGCGCCCGCCGACGTCCACATCGTCGCCACCGGCAAGGACGAGCACGTCTTCGCGGCGGCCGAGCGGATCGCGCACGAGCTCGACAAGCAGGGTGTCGAGGTGCTCTACGACGACCGGCCCAAGGTCAGCCCGGGGGTGAAGTTCAAGGACGCCGAGCTGATCGGTGTCCCGACGATCGTCGTGGTCGGCAAGGGCCTCGCCGCGGGCACGATCGAGGTCAAGGACCGACGTACCGGCCAGCGGCAGGACGTGCCGGCCGACCACCTGGTCGACCGGGTGATCGCCATCGTGAGGGCATGA
- a CDS encoding GNAT family N-acetyltransferase has translation MLTTRHGVRPLGPADLDAFLALARRSPVVNAFVDYRATTTNLEPRWLGGEMWGRFDDGELAAACHVGANLVPVEATPDDAAAFAERALTRNRSVSTIVGPQAAVREFWNGVAPTWGRPRETRWEQPHLEIAAAPLVEPDPLVRRTVRADLAELYPACVAMYTEEVGISPEDGGGAELYRARVLQLVNRGWSFARFDGGRLVFKAEVACATPYAAQVQGVFVPPDRRGEGLATAGMAAVVDLVRREIAPSVSLYVNEWNAPARAAYERVGFRETARFATVMF, from the coding sequence GTGCTCACGACCCGCCACGGCGTCCGTCCGCTCGGGCCGGCCGACCTCGACGCGTTCCTCGCGCTCGCGCGCAGGAGCCCGGTCGTGAACGCCTTCGTCGACTACCGCGCCACGACCACGAACCTCGAGCCGCGTTGGCTGGGCGGCGAGATGTGGGGCCGCTTCGACGACGGCGAGCTCGCCGCCGCCTGCCACGTCGGCGCGAACCTGGTCCCGGTCGAGGCGACCCCCGACGACGCCGCTGCGTTCGCGGAGCGGGCGCTGACCCGCAACCGCAGCGTCTCGACCATCGTCGGGCCGCAGGCGGCGGTCCGGGAGTTCTGGAACGGCGTCGCCCCGACCTGGGGCCGGCCCCGGGAGACCCGCTGGGAGCAGCCGCACCTGGAGATCGCCGCGGCCCCGTTGGTCGAGCCGGACCCGCTCGTACGCCGTACCGTCCGGGCCGACCTGGCCGAGCTCTACCCGGCCTGCGTCGCGATGTACACCGAGGAGGTCGGGATCTCGCCGGAGGACGGCGGCGGTGCTGAGCTGTACCGCGCCCGCGTCCTCCAGCTGGTCAACCGGGGTTGGTCCTTCGCCCGGTTCGACGGAGGCCGGCTGGTGTTCAAGGCCGAGGTCGCCTGCGCGACGCCCTACGCCGCCCAGGTCCAGGGCGTCTTCGTCCCGCCGGACCGGCGCGGCGAGGGACTCGCGACCGCTGGCATGGCCGCGGTGGTCGACCTGGTCCGCCGCGAGATCGCCCCATCCGTGTCGCTCTACGTCAACGAGTGGAACGCTCCCGCGCGCGCGGCCTACGAGCGGGTCGGCTTCCGCGAGACCGCCCGGTTCGCCACGGTCATGTTCTGA